Proteins encoded together in one Flavobacterium keumense window:
- the ilvC gene encoding ketol-acid reductoisomerase — MANYFNSLPLRLQLEQLGVCEFMDQSEFAEGIQALAGKKIVIVGCGAQGLNQGLNMRDSGLDISYALRAEAISEKRASFQNATDNGFKVGTYEELIPTADLVCNLTPDKQHTAVVTAIMPLMKQGATLAYSHGFNIVEEGMQIRKDLTVIMCAPKCPGSEVREEYKRGFGVPTLIAVHPENDPNGVGLAQAKAYAVATGGHRAGVLRSSFVAEVKSDLMGEQTILCGLLQTGSILCFDKMVTEGVDAGYASKLIQYGWETITEGLKHGGITNMMDRLSNPAKIAAFNTAEELKDIMRPLFQKHMDDIISGHFSKTMMEDWANDDKNLLTWRAATAETNFEKTPAGNFEISEQEYYDNGVLMVAMVKAGVELAFEAMTDSGIIEESAYYESLHETPLIANTIARKKLFEMNRVISDTAEYGCYLFDHACKPLIAEYVKNAPSNLIGRPFNNGSNGVDNKELIEVNNSIRNHPVEEVGAWLRESMTAMKKIV; from the coding sequence ATGGCAAATTATTTCAATTCATTACCGCTAAGATTACAATTAGAGCAATTAGGAGTGTGTGAATTCATGGATCAATCAGAATTCGCAGAAGGTATTCAAGCCTTAGCTGGTAAAAAAATAGTAATCGTAGGATGTGGTGCTCAAGGTTTGAACCAAGGTTTAAATATGAGAGATTCAGGTTTAGATATTTCTTACGCGTTACGAGCTGAAGCAATCTCAGAAAAAAGAGCATCTTTCCAAAATGCAACGGATAATGGTTTTAAAGTGGGAACATATGAAGAACTAATCCCAACAGCGGATTTAGTTTGTAACCTTACACCAGACAAACAACATACTGCAGTTGTAACTGCAATTATGCCTCTGATGAAACAAGGAGCAACTTTAGCGTATTCTCACGGTTTTAATATTGTAGAGGAAGGAATGCAAATTCGTAAAGACTTAACCGTAATTATGTGTGCTCCAAAATGTCCAGGATCTGAAGTTCGCGAAGAGTACAAAAGAGGATTTGGAGTTCCAACTCTTATTGCGGTTCACCCAGAAAATGATCCAAATGGAGTAGGTTTGGCACAAGCTAAAGCCTATGCAGTAGCAACTGGTGGACACAGAGCAGGAGTTTTACGTTCTTCTTTTGTAGCAGAAGTAAAATCCGATTTAATGGGAGAACAAACTATACTTTGTGGTTTGTTGCAAACAGGTTCTATCTTGTGTTTTGACAAAATGGTGACTGAAGGTGTAGATGCGGGATATGCTTCTAAATTAATTCAATACGGATGGGAAACTATCACAGAAGGATTAAAACACGGAGGTATCACCAACATGATGGATCGTTTGTCAAATCCAGCAAAAATTGCTGCTTTTAATACTGCTGAAGAATTAAAAGACATTATGCGTCCGTTGTTTCAAAAACATATGGATGATATCATTTCTGGACATTTCTCAAAAACTATGATGGAAGATTGGGCAAATGATGATAAAAACTTATTAACATGGAGAGCTGCAACTGCAGAAACTAACTTTGAAAAAACTCCTGCAGGTAATTTTGAAATCTCGGAGCAAGAATATTACGACAATGGAGTATTGATGGTTGCAATGGTAAAAGCCGGAGTTGAATTAGCTTTTGAAGCAATGACTGACTCTGGAATTATTGAAGAATCGGCTTATTACGAATCATTACACGAAACACCGCTTATTGCTAACACTATTGCAAGAAAGAAATTGTTTGAAATGAACCGTGTAATTTCAGATACAGCGGAGTACGGATGTTATTTATTTGACCATGCTTGTAAACCATTAATCGCTGAGTATGTTAAGAATGCTCCATCTAATTTAATTGGTCGTCCATTTAACAATGGAAGTAATGGTGTGGACAATAAAGAATTAATTGAAGTAAATAATAGTATTCGTAATCACCCAGTAGAAGAAGTGGGAGCTTGGTTGAGAGAATCTATGACTGCAATGAAAAAAATTGTATAA
- the acs gene encoding acetate--CoA ligase, with protein MSYYKIDNFEQYFKHYNKSIREPRKFWGKIAEENFTWYQQWDKVVDFDMAEAEIKWFTEAKVNIVKNCIDRHLAKRGDKTAIIFEPNDPSEAAQHISYNELYERVSKMANVLREQGIKKGDRVCIYLPMIPELAISLLACARIGAIHSVVFAGFSASAVASRINDCECKMVITSDGSYRGNKAIDLKGIVDEALEKCPSVEKVLVAKRTNTNVNMKEGRDQWLQPLLDDAMNTNVAEIMDAEDPLFILYTSGSTGKPKGMVHTTAGYMVYTAYTFKNVFSYEENDIFWCTADIGWITGHSYILYGPLLNGATTVIFEGVPSYPDFSRFWEVIEKHQVTQFYTAPTAIRALAKESIEYVQKYPLQSLKVIGSVGEPINEEAWHWYNDHVGGKRCPVVDTWWQTETGGIMISPLAFVTPTKPTYASLPLPGIQPVLMDEKRNEIEGNQVTGSLCIKFPWPSIARTIWGDHQRYKETYFSAFPGKYFTGDGALRDEVGYYRITGRVDDVVIVSGHNLGTAPIEDAINEHPAVAESAIVGFPHDIKGNALYGFVILKETGEYRDRDNLSKEINQHISDHIGPIAKLDKIQFVSGLPKTRSGKIMRRILRKIAEGDFSNFGDTTTLLNPEVIEEIKAGKL; from the coding sequence ATGAGTTACTATAAAATTGACAACTTTGAACAGTATTTCAAACACTATAATAAATCGATTCGCGAGCCTAGAAAATTTTGGGGTAAAATAGCAGAAGAAAATTTTACTTGGTACCAGCAATGGGATAAGGTGGTTGATTTTGATATGGCTGAAGCCGAAATTAAATGGTTTACTGAAGCTAAAGTCAATATTGTAAAGAACTGTATTGACCGCCATTTGGCTAAAAGAGGAGATAAAACGGCGATTATTTTTGAACCAAACGATCCATCGGAAGCTGCACAACACATTTCGTATAATGAATTGTACGAACGAGTCTCAAAAATGGCCAATGTGTTGCGAGAGCAAGGCATTAAAAAAGGAGATCGTGTTTGTATTTATTTACCAATGATTCCAGAATTAGCCATCTCATTATTAGCTTGCGCTAGAATTGGAGCCATTCACTCTGTAGTTTTTGCAGGATTCTCTGCCTCTGCGGTGGCTTCAAGAATCAATGATTGTGAGTGTAAAATGGTCATTACCTCTGATGGAAGTTACCGTGGTAACAAAGCCATTGACTTAAAAGGCATTGTTGATGAAGCATTAGAAAAATGCCCTTCTGTTGAGAAAGTATTGGTTGCCAAAAGAACCAACACCAATGTCAACATGAAAGAAGGTCGTGACCAATGGTTGCAACCCCTTTTAGATGACGCAATGAACACCAACGTCGCTGAAATCATGGATGCTGAAGATCCATTATTTATCCTTTATACTTCAGGTTCTACAGGGAAACCAAAAGGAATGGTACACACCACAGCAGGATATATGGTATATACTGCCTATACTTTCAAAAATGTATTCAGTTACGAAGAAAATGACATTTTCTGGTGTACTGCCGATATTGGTTGGATTACAGGACACTCATACATTCTATACGGACCTTTATTAAACGGTGCAACTACCGTAATTTTTGAAGGAGTTCCTTCGTATCCAGACTTCAGTCGTTTCTGGGAAGTGATTGAAAAACACCAAGTAACTCAATTCTATACTGCCCCAACAGCTATTCGTGCTTTGGCAAAAGAAAGTATAGAATATGTTCAAAAATACCCTCTACAATCATTAAAAGTAATTGGATCAGTAGGAGAGCCTATTAATGAAGAAGCTTGGCACTGGTACAACGACCACGTGGGTGGAAAAAGATGTCCAGTAGTCGATACGTGGTGGCAAACCGAAACAGGTGGAATTATGATTTCGCCTTTAGCTTTTGTAACACCCACAAAACCAACCTATGCTTCACTTCCATTACCGGGTATTCAACCGGTATTGATGGATGAAAAACGCAACGAAATAGAAGGCAATCAAGTGACTGGAAGTTTGTGCATTAAATTTCCTTGGCCTAGTATTGCTAGAACTATTTGGGGTGACCACCAACGTTATAAAGAAACCTATTTCAGTGCTTTCCCTGGGAAATATTTTACAGGAGACGGTGCGTTACGTGACGAAGTAGGTTATTACCGAATTACAGGTCGTGTGGATGATGTGGTGATTGTTTCTGGACACAATTTAGGAACAGCACCAATTGAAGATGCTATCAACGAACACCCAGCAGTAGCCGAGTCAGCTATTGTAGGTTTCCCTCACGACATCAAAGGAAATGCGTTGTACGGATTTGTTATTTTGAAAGAAACAGGGGAGTACCGTGATAGAGATAACTTGAGCAAAGAGATTAACCAACATATTTCAGACCATATTGGACCAATTGCCAAATTGGATAAAATCCAATTCGTTTCAGGTTTACCAAAGACACGTTCTGGAAAAATCATGCGTAGAATTTTGCGTAAAATAGCCGAAGGTGATTTCTCTAATTTTGGAGATACTACCACTTTATTGAATCCTGAAGTGATTGAGGAGATCAAAGCAGGAAAATTATAA
- a CDS encoding 3'-5' exonuclease: protein MLDWLKNITKEHPEFWKEYVSKFEKKSNRYVILSTEKTGLNPNKDVILSFGCFGVVNDSVLIGDNFEVVLLQYKFLHDNGLSNEFIVESKLKKLGEPEAIESFLKYIGNATLVGYRIDTDVEIINTALEKLDCGRLKNEPLDLEIMHRRLHDINDKQFTLDELCTLYKVPISDRNSASEEAYKMGLLFLKLKSRLGLK from the coding sequence ATGTTAGATTGGCTTAAAAATATTACTAAAGAACATCCTGAATTTTGGAAGGAATACGTATCCAAATTTGAAAAAAAATCAAATCGATACGTAATTCTATCTACTGAAAAAACAGGGCTAAACCCAAATAAAGACGTTATTCTATCCTTTGGATGTTTTGGGGTAGTAAATGATAGTGTTCTTATTGGAGATAATTTTGAAGTAGTTTTGTTACAGTACAAATTCCTTCATGACAACGGACTTTCTAACGAATTTATAGTAGAAAGCAAACTGAAAAAATTAGGAGAACCTGAAGCAATAGAATCTTTTCTGAAATATATTGGTAATGCCACGTTAGTGGGGTATCGAATAGATACTGATGTTGAAATAATCAATACAGCATTAGAAAAATTAGATTGTGGCCGATTAAAAAATGAACCTCTTGATCTTGAAATTATGCATCGAAGACTACATGATATCAATGATAAACAGTTTACTTTAGATGAATTATGTACACTGTACAAAGTTCCCATAAGTGACCGAAATTCAGCTTCCGAAGAAGCCTATAAAATGGGATTACTATTCTTAAAGTTAAAATCAAGATTAGGATTAAAATAA
- a CDS encoding DUF294 nucleotidyltransferase-like domain-containing protein → MNTVAEHIADFLKKYPPFDNLTFEELSEIATNIRVVNLEKYKILFQIDDKLHDCFYVVASGVIHLSVIADAEETLLNKCHEGDIFGLRPFFAKNNYMMTAKAREESIIYAIPIATFRPFVANNPNVLDFLLESFATNTNNPNDKNIRGKLLSDNVVYSDQQSSDMQYFQSLTYNRIPLTTTADAIVMDVAKTMAENLSNSIIICNNNNIPIGIVTHTDMSTKIATGRYPITTTIDKIMSNPVVTVVENISLAEAQLVMLKNNVTHLIATIDGTNQSEVKGIISEHDLIVSQANNPGVLIKQIKRTQSAEDLKQLRNRLTDIIQNSIHKNIPLFHVYNIASEINLALIKRSIELAILDLGSPPARFSWLCIGSQGRKEQLLLTDQDSILVFEDVVPDKYREVKDYFLKLAKRSTANLEKIGYSLCPNGHMGSNTLWCKSLIDWTNQYNSWMNTPGKNSNDLSSIFFDYEMAFGESKIEEAIETVIYKNAKNNTLFFDFLGNDALRNNAPLSFFKKFIVEEEGPNKDKFDIKSRALLPLIDSARLFALSYGIKGVNNTYSRFKQLAIADPRNAEIYINCAEAFLTLSKFRTIEGLKNEDNGQYINLNELNKIDKERLKNALTPMRELEELIKDKFQLTQFS, encoded by the coding sequence ATGAATACTGTTGCAGAACATATTGCAGATTTTTTAAAAAAATATCCACCTTTTGATAATTTGACCTTTGAAGAATTATCTGAAATCGCGACCAATATTCGTGTTGTTAATCTGGAAAAATATAAAATCTTATTTCAAATTGATGATAAATTACACGATTGTTTTTATGTAGTAGCTTCTGGTGTGATTCACTTGTCTGTTATTGCCGATGCTGAAGAAACTTTATTAAATAAATGTCATGAAGGTGATATTTTTGGCTTACGTCCGTTTTTTGCCAAAAACAATTATATGATGACGGCAAAAGCGCGTGAAGAAAGTATTATATACGCCATTCCTATTGCTACTTTCAGACCTTTTGTTGCCAACAATCCTAATGTTTTAGATTTCTTGTTAGAAAGTTTTGCAACTAACACTAATAACCCAAATGATAAGAATATTAGAGGTAAACTACTTTCAGATAATGTAGTCTATTCCGACCAACAGTCTTCTGATATGCAGTATTTTCAGTCGCTAACTTACAATAGAATTCCGTTAACTACCACAGCTGATGCTATCGTTATGGACGTAGCAAAAACAATGGCTGAAAACCTTTCAAATAGTATTATTATTTGTAACAATAATAATATTCCTATCGGAATTGTTACCCATACCGATATGAGTACAAAAATTGCAACGGGTCGCTACCCTATTACTACAACGATTGATAAAATTATGTCAAATCCCGTAGTAACAGTTGTAGAAAACATTTCTTTGGCAGAAGCCCAATTGGTAATGCTAAAAAACAATGTAACTCATTTGATTGCAACAATTGACGGAACTAATCAATCTGAAGTAAAAGGGATTATCTCAGAACATGATTTAATTGTTTCGCAAGCCAATAATCCTGGTGTTTTAATTAAACAAATAAAACGTACGCAATCTGCGGAAGATTTAAAGCAACTTCGCAATCGATTGACTGATATTATTCAAAATTCAATCCATAAAAACATTCCGCTTTTCCATGTTTACAATATCGCAAGCGAAATTAATTTGGCGCTAATTAAACGTTCAATTGAATTAGCAATTTTAGATTTAGGCTCCCCTCCTGCTCGTTTTTCATGGTTATGTATTGGTAGTCAGGGACGTAAAGAACAATTATTGCTAACAGATCAAGACAGTATTTTAGTTTTTGAAGATGTTGTTCCGGATAAATACAGAGAGGTTAAAGATTATTTCCTAAAATTAGCCAAACGCTCTACAGCCAATTTAGAAAAAATAGGATATTCGTTATGTCCAAACGGTCACATGGGAAGCAATACACTTTGGTGTAAATCACTGATTGACTGGACAAATCAGTACAACAGTTGGATGAATACTCCAGGTAAAAACAGTAATGATTTGAGTAGTATTTTCTTTGATTACGAAATGGCTTTTGGAGAATCAAAAATTGAAGAAGCAATAGAAACCGTAATTTATAAAAATGCTAAAAACAACACCTTATTCTTTGATTTTCTAGGAAATGATGCATTACGTAATAATGCTCCCCTTAGTTTCTTTAAAAAATTTATTGTTGAAGAAGAAGGACCAAACAAAGACAAATTTGATATTAAGTCACGTGCCTTACTCCCATTAATTGATAGTGCACGACTTTTTGCTTTAAGTTACGGCATTAAAGGAGTTAATAACACCTATTCTCGTTTCAAACAATTAGCTATAGCTGACCCTCGAAATGCTGAAATTTATATCAATTGTGCCGAAGCTTTTTTAACGTTGTCAAAATTCAGAACTATTGAAGGATTAAAAAATGAAGATAACGGTCAATATATCAATTTAAACGAATTGAATAAAATAGACAAAGAGCGATTAAAAAATGCTTTAACTCCTATGAGAGAACTGGAGGAGTTAATTAAAGATAAATTCCAACTTACTCAATTTTCATAA
- a CDS encoding DEAD/DEAH box helicase: MPQYDIHINEFEDKKELYDYQKGAIDAIFERIDNASPQHHLLYQLPTGGGKTVIFSEIVRRYLKKHDKKVVVLTHRIELCKQTSKMLKGFGVTNKIINSSIKELPDQNDYSCFVAMVETLKNRINDEKLRLDNIGLVIIDEAHYNSFRKLLNSFKKSFILGVTATPLSSNIKLPMHQNYDELIVGDTIESLINKGFLAKANTYSYDVGLTSLKVGINGDYTVKSSDELYSNMLMQEKLLHAYTEKSLGKKTLIFNNGITTSLYVCETFREAGYNIRHLDNTSSNEERKEILYWFKHTPNAILTSVGILTTGFDEPTVETIILNRATKSLTLYFQMIGRGSRKLENKSEFTVIDLGNNAARFGLWSDPVNWQHIFKSPEYYLENLRDDAEIEMHFKYVMPAELRAKFKNSKEVSFDIDEEHKLAIRQNLRSKVVLDKSLEQHAGMCVENSGNLQEAKLLAKELQDDIECRVKRFSKCLSQSSKNYREWLIEDYKTKLNILIGKKYREKIMNDLD; encoded by the coding sequence ATGCCTCAATACGATATTCACATTAATGAATTTGAAGATAAAAAAGAGCTTTATGATTATCAAAAAGGAGCTATTGATGCTATTTTTGAACGTATTGATAATGCTTCGCCTCAACACCATTTATTATACCAATTACCAACAGGAGGAGGGAAGACAGTAATATTTTCAGAGATCGTGCGAAGGTATCTAAAAAAGCATGATAAAAAAGTGGTGGTCTTAACCCACCGCATAGAACTTTGTAAGCAAACCTCTAAAATGCTGAAAGGTTTTGGTGTAACAAATAAAATCATTAATAGTAGCATAAAAGAACTCCCAGATCAAAATGACTATTCTTGTTTTGTCGCAATGGTTGAAACTTTAAAAAATAGAATTAATGATGAAAAATTACGATTAGATAACATTGGGTTAGTCATCATTGACGAAGCACATTATAATTCATTTAGAAAATTATTAAACTCCTTTAAAAAGTCATTTATACTTGGTGTCACAGCTACTCCTTTGAGTTCTAATATAAAATTACCAATGCACCAAAATTATGATGAATTAATTGTAGGCGACACAATAGAATCATTAATTAATAAAGGATTTCTAGCCAAAGCAAACACGTACAGCTATGATGTAGGCTTAACTTCTTTGAAAGTTGGAATAAACGGAGATTATACTGTAAAATCATCCGATGAACTATATAGTAATATGTTAATGCAAGAAAAGTTATTACATGCTTATACAGAAAAATCATTAGGTAAAAAAACATTGATTTTTAATAATGGAATTACTACATCATTGTATGTATGTGAAACATTTAGAGAGGCAGGGTATAACATTAGACATCTTGATAATACGAGTAGTAATGAAGAACGAAAAGAGATATTATATTGGTTTAAACATACCCCAAATGCTATATTAACTTCTGTAGGAATTTTAACCACCGGTTTTGATGAGCCTACAGTTGAAACTATCATTTTAAATAGGGCAACAAAATCCTTAACACTTTATTTTCAAATGATTGGGAGAGGTTCTAGAAAATTAGAAAACAAAAGTGAATTTACAGTTATTGATTTAGGTAATAATGCAGCGCGATTTGGACTTTGGAGCGATCCGGTTAATTGGCAACATATTTTCAAATCACCAGAATACTATTTAGAGAATCTCAGAGATGATGCAGAAATTGAAATGCACTTTAAATATGTAATGCCTGCCGAATTGAGAGCTAAATTTAAAAATTCAAAAGAAGTTAGTTTTGATATTGACGAAGAACATAAACTAGCCATCCGTCAAAATTTGCGCTCTAAAGTAGTTTTAGACAAATCTCTTGAACAACACGCTGGAATGTGTGTGGAGAATTCTGGGAATCTACAAGAAGCAAAATTATTAGCTAAAGAATTACAGGATGATATTGAATGTCGGGTGAAACGTTTTTCAAAATGTTTAAGTCAAAGTAGTAAAAACTATCGAGAATGGTTAATTGAAGATTATAAAACCAAATTAAATATACTAATCGGTAAAAAATATAGAGAAAAGATTATGAATGATTTGGATTAA
- a CDS encoding DUF6155 family protein — protein sequence MSKRDLKNYLSELDKGQLEEQIIELYEKFNAVKVFYDFIFNPKEEKLLQEYKLKISNEYFPISRVRSRGKTKPKLRRSVAQKAIKHFITLGVDCFLIADIMLYAIEIAQTYSSENGIKQELFYKSMLNSYEQATNYIVSNGIFNEYKSRIIAIHEATINQNWKNKHEFESIVSKIKI from the coding sequence ATGAGTAAAAGAGATTTAAAAAATTACCTTTCAGAATTAGATAAAGGGCAGTTGGAAGAACAAATTATTGAATTATATGAAAAATTTAATGCTGTAAAAGTATTTTATGATTTTATTTTCAATCCAAAAGAAGAAAAACTATTACAAGAATATAAACTTAAAATTTCAAACGAATACTTTCCTATATCACGAGTGAGGAGTAGAGGTAAAACAAAACCTAAGCTAAGACGTTCGGTAGCGCAAAAAGCTATAAAACACTTTATTACATTAGGTGTAGACTGTTTCTTAATAGCAGATATAATGCTCTATGCTATTGAGATTGCACAAACCTATTCATCTGAAAATGGTATCAAACAAGAATTATTCTATAAGAGTATGTTGAATTCGTATGAACAAGCAACAAATTATATAGTATCAAATGGGATTTTTAATGAATATAAATCTAGAATAATTGCAATACATGAAGCAACTATAAATCAAAATTGGAAAAACAAACATGAATTTGAAAGCATTGTTTCTAAAATAAAAATTTAA
- a CDS encoding DUF3817 domain-containing protein produces MLKLFKSVAFLEGISLLALLFFAMPMKYVLHSPIYVEIIGMVHGILFIAYVSNAIRYKIKLNWNFKTFGIVCLASIIPFGTFYIDKKYLN; encoded by the coding sequence ATGTTGAAGTTATTTAAATCAGTTGCTTTTTTAGAGGGAATCTCACTTCTGGCATTATTATTTTTTGCAATGCCGATGAAATATGTTCTTCATTCTCCAATTTATGTTGAAATTATTGGTATGGTACATGGAATACTTTTTATAGCTTATGTTAGTAATGCAATTAGATACAAAATTAAATTGAATTGGAATTTTAAAACCTTTGGTATTGTTTGTCTCGCATCAATAATTCCTTTCGGCACCTTCTACATAGATAAAAAATATTTAAACTAA
- a CDS encoding glyoxalase, with protein sequence MATRELFIKEFRGLPLGQITNQSSFEEKFQNETLRPILKLQNDLLIKTFQLYLNQNKINFSNYSIERKIKTIELAILKDIQFQNLIKGMVLGLFTLDEFSQYSTNTSGFNKRIRLMLIERLQSQLQLF encoded by the coding sequence ATGGCTACAAGAGAATTATTTATAAAAGAATTTCGCGGATTACCTTTGGGGCAAATTACCAATCAATCTTCTTTTGAAGAAAAATTTCAAAATGAGACACTACGACCTATTTTAAAACTTCAAAATGATTTGCTTATTAAAACTTTTCAATTGTACCTAAATCAAAATAAGATAAACTTCAGTAATTACTCCATAGAAAGAAAAATAAAAACAATTGAGTTGGCTATTCTAAAAGATATTCAGTTCCAGAATTTAATTAAAGGAATGGTTTTAGGACTCTTCACTCTTGATGAATTTAGCCAATATTCCACTAATACATCTGGTTTTAATAAACGAATTCGTTTAATGCTAATTGAAAGATTACAAAGTCAATTACAATTGTTCTAA
- a CDS encoding gluconate 2-dehydrogenase subunit 3 family protein — protein MERREALKRVAYLMGGAISATTMGVLFESFTVLDKSKMVNFSVSDEAILAEFAEIIIPTTATSPGAKAAGLGPFIPMMVRDCYPANLQELFAQGLKDMDEKCIKTYGKNFVSLSDTERLQVVTHLRDEAKANSKQPSFFAIARDLTILGYYSSEIGCTQAREYIAIPGRYDGNAPLEPGQKAWATS, from the coding sequence ATGGAAAGACGTGAAGCACTAAAAAGAGTTGCCTATTTAATGGGAGGAGCCATTTCAGCAACAACAATGGGCGTTTTATTTGAAAGTTTTACAGTTTTAGATAAGTCTAAGATGGTAAATTTTTCAGTATCAGATGAAGCAATTTTGGCTGAATTTGCAGAAATTATTATTCCAACAACTGCTACTTCTCCAGGAGCAAAAGCTGCAGGATTAGGTCCATTTATACCAATGATGGTTCGAGATTGTTACCCAGCTAATTTACAGGAATTATTCGCTCAAGGACTCAAAGATATGGATGAAAAATGTATCAAAACATATGGAAAGAATTTTGTTTCATTATCTGATACAGAGCGTTTACAGGTAGTCACTCATCTTCGTGATGAAGCTAAAGCAAATAGCAAACAACCTTCATTTTTTGCAATTGCAAGAGATTTAACAATTCTCGGTTATTACTCATCTGAAATTGGATGTACTCAAGCTAGAGAATATATCGCAATTCCCGGCAGATATGATGGAAATGCTCCATTAGAACCAGGTCAAAAAGCTTGGGCTACTTCATAA